CATTAAATAGAAAGGTTTTTATTTATCTTTATTTTATATAAAAGTTTTAAAATATAGTTGACAAGTTAACTGTTTTAGAATATAATCTAGTTGATTAGTTAACTATATTAAGGAGGGTGATAATGAGTGGAATTATGAATGATCCAGTAGGTAAAGAAATTAATGAATTAAGAAGAGATATGAGAAGATTTTTATATTATCATTTGGATAAATATTCCTTAGGAGATAGTCAATTTGAAATATTGATTGAAGTATATAATGAAAAAGGAATATCTCAAGAACAACTGAGTAAAATCAGAAAAGTTGATAAAGCAGCTACAACAAATGCAGTAAAAAGACTTATGGAAAATGACTATATTTATAGGGAAAGAGATCCTGTGGACAAAAGGGCATATAAGCTTTATTGTACTAAAAAAGGGATTGATTTTATCCCGAAACTTAAAGAAATATTAAAGTTAGAAGATTTCATTATTAATAAAGGAATTTCATTAGATGAAATGAAAATATTTAGAACAGTATTAAAAAAGATAGGATCAAATATTGATAATTATTTTAAAGAGGAGAAGTTAATAAAATGAATGTACTAGAAAGATTAGAAACAGAAAAGATTTCAAAGCTATTAATTGAATTTTCAATTCCAGCTATTGTAGGAATGATTGTATTTGCTCTATACAATATAGTAGACAGGATATTTATTGGAAAAGGAATTGGAGCCTATGCTATGGCAGGTTTAAGTATTTGTTTTCCAATATTTATTATTTATATAGCATTTGGAATGTTAATAGGCCAGGGTGGAGGAAGTGTTCTTTCTATTAAATTAGGGGAGCACGATTATAAGGGAGCTCAAAAAGCTCTTGGAAATACCTTTACACTTTTTATATTGGTAAGTCTATTCCTTTCAATTTTTGGGTATATTTATATTGATAAAATACTTTTAATATTTGGAGCCAGTGAAGTAACCCTTCCCTATGCAAAGGAATATATTTTTGTAATTAATAACTTAGTAATTTTTAATTTTATGTCAATGGGAATTAGTAATCTTGTTAGAGCAGAGGGAAATGCTAAATTTGCCATGCAAACTATGATATTAGGTGCTATTACAAATATTATATTAGATCCCATTTTTATTTTTTATTTTCATATGGGAATTAAAGGAGCTGCTTATGCAACAATAGTTTCAAATATGATAGTGAGTTTAATTAATACATATTATTTTACATTTGGTAAAAAATGTCATGTTAGGTTGAGAAGGGAAGATCTTATTTTAGATATGGAAACTGTTAAAATGATATTATCTATTGGTATATCTCCATTTTCATTGCAATTAACAACAAGTTTAGCTACAGTACTTTGTAATAAAGAACTCCTTCTTCAGGGGGGAGATTTTGCTGTTGGAGCAATGGGAATAATAAATAGTATATATATGTTTCTAAGTATGGTAATTGCAGGTATAAGCACAGGTAGTCAACCTATACTAGGATATAATTTTGGTGCTAAAAAATATAATAGGGTACTTAAAACTTTTAAAATATCTATAATTGCAGCTGTTAGTCTAGGATTTTTTTTAATGGTATGCATTTTTATTGTTCCTAGTATTTTTATAAATTTATTCAATGATGGAAATCAAGAAATATTGAAAATTGGAATTAATGGAATAAGAATATACTTTTTATTAATACCTTTAAATTGTTTTTATATAGTTGGATCAAACTATTTTCAATCTATAAATAAGGCTAATAAATCTTTATTTTTAAATCTTTTAAGACAAATTTTTCTAGTTATTCCATTATTATTAATACTTCCACATTATTTTGGTATTAGCGGTATTTGGATGATATTTCCCATAAGTGATCTCATTGTATTTGCAGTAACAGTGATATTTTTAAAAAGACATATGACAAAAATGAGAAGATTAAATTATGCAAGTTTAGCTTAAAGATTGTCCATATTTCCTATATTTTTTAGGTTGTTGTATGAAAAATAAAATAATAATTATTCTTTAAAATTTAAATTATATATGATAAAATACCCTTTTAAAGTTACAGAGGAGGAATAAAATTAAATCATATAAAGAAATTGTTGAAATAATTTATAATAAGTTAACTATATGGAGAAACTTTACTTTAGTGGAGCTTCTATATGTTATAGCTATAGTAATAATGATTCCACTAGGTTTTTTAATATTTAAATTAGCAGTGGAAGGAAAATTAACATGGGGACACGTACTATGGATTAATCTATTGTTTGGTTAAAATATTTTAAAATTAGTGTAAGATATTGACTTATATATTACTTTGTAGTAATATGAGTAGTATTAAATTTAATGAAATTAAGAATATTTGGGGAGCTGCTAAAAGCATGCTGAGATTGGAATGTATTAGTTCAAAACTCTTAGAACCTGATGTAGGTAATTCTACCGTAGGGATTATAGACGATTAATCGTAGTTTTATATTTTATATTGCAAAGATTAGGTCATAACCCTATAGGTTATGACTTTTTTTATTTACATTGATTTTTAGAGGGACAAATATTCTTAATAAAATATATAACTAAAACTAGGAGGAAGAACAGTTGAATTTAAAATGTGGAATAAGTGATGTTGTTGGTGCTAGAATAGGAGTTTATCCTATGCAAGATAATTTTGTAGAGGTAATTTTAGGTGCCTTGAAAGAAACTGATAAAACAGGACTTTATGTTGTAACAGACGATTTAGGAACAATAATACAAGGAAAAAGGGAACGTGTTTTTGCCTATGTAAAGGAAGTATTTTTACGTACAGCCCATGCAGGGGAACATGTAGTTGCAAATGTTTTATTTTCAGTGGGATGTCCAGGAGATGTACCAGAAGATTTTGATTTTGATGCAAAGGCAAAATCTGTGGAACTTCCAATGGAAGATATGCCAATTGCTTGTGCTTGGTCACTATATCCCCTTGGAAGCAAAGAATATTTTCAAGTAATTGTGGAAGAAGTTGAAAAGGCTATGGAAATGTCCAAAGTGGAAGTTGAAAGTTATCATTATTGTACAAGATTAGATGGAAAAGCAAGGGATATATTTAACTTACTTGAAACATCCTTTGAAGGGGTATCAAAAAGAATTCACCATACAATTATCCATGCAACATTTTCAAAGGGAAGCCCATCAAAAACAAAGGAAAAAATTCATATATAATTATAGGGGGAAGAAAATGATTAAAAAATTAGGTTGGACATTGAAGGATATTATAGTTTTATGTGTACTTGGAGTTGCTTTTGGAGCTATGTATTTGGGAGGAGTAACTATTTGGGCATTTGCCAATGCAGCTTTTGGTCCTATTGGTCTTGATATAGTGTATGGAATTTGGTTTACAGCATCTATTACAGGGGCATATATAATTCGTAAACCAGGAGTTGCCCTTGGTACAGAATTAATGGCAGCATTAGGTGAAGTTATATTAGGTACACCATCTGGTATTATGGTATTTATTGGTGCAGCAATTCAAGGACTTGGATGTGAAGCAGTTTTTGCTGCAACTGGTTGGAAAAAATATTCAACACCTGTTTTAGTTTTAGCAGGTATGGGTGCCAGTGTAACAAGTTTTATTTATAATTATTTTGCCTATGGATATTCAAAATTTGCCTTTGTAATGTTAGCTAGTATGTTAGCAGTACGTTTAGTGTCAGGTGCTGTACTTTCTGGTTTGCTTGGTAAATGGATTGGTGATGGTCTTGCAGCTACAGGTGCCTTGTCTTCATTCCCATTAGGTCGTGAAAGAGCTAAAAAGAGAGTTAATGGATAATGGCAAAGGTAAAGGTTTTAAATCTATCAGTTGAAATTAATGAAAAATTTATTTTGAAAAATATTAATATGGAATTTGATACAAGGGATAGAATTTTAATTTTAGGAGAAAGTGGTAGTGGTAAATCCACTCTCCTTCTATCTCTTATGGGAATTATTCAAAGATTTAACAACGCTTGTGTAAAGGGAAATATATTTATAGATGGTGTGTCTGTTAAGGATATGAAAATATCCAAAGTAGCTAGAATTTTTGGAATAGTATTTCAAAATCCTGAAAGTCAGTTCTGTTCCCTTTATCCAAAGGATGAGGTAGCTTTTTCTTTGGAGAATCAATGTATGGATCCTTTACTAATGCCTAGTATAATAGAAAAATCATTGGAAGCATTTGATTTTCCAAAGGAAAAAGAAAATCAACTTATTAATACCCTTTCTGGAGGAGAACAGCAACGTCTTGCACTTTCTTCAATTGGTGCTGTGGATTCTCAAATGTTTTTATTAGATGAACCAACTGCAAACTTGGATCCAAAGGGTAGAGAGCAAGTGGTGAAATCTGCTAAGAAAGCTGGGGAAGAGGGAAAGGGATTAATAGTTGTAGAACATAATTTGGAAAATTGGATTCCATTTTTAGATCAGTTAATTGTTATTGATGGAAATGGTGAAATATTTTGTGATGGAAATATTCGTGAGATGTTTTATGAGCATAGTGATTTGTTAATGAAAAAAGGAATATGGTGCCCCTATAGTATTAGAGTATATGGAAAATTAAGAGAAATGGGATATAATTTTAAAAATGTCCCTTGTAATATTCAAGAGTTGAAAAATGAAAGAATCCCTGAAAATTTATTGAGAAAGGTAATGGATGTTTCTTGTAAACTCTCTGATAAATTAAAAATAAATAGAGGAAATCCAATACTTAAAGTGGAAAAATTATCTGCTGGATACAAAAAAAATAAAAGGGTATTAAAGGAAATAGATTTAACTGTAAATGAAGGGGATTTTTTTGCTTTAGTTGGTGGAAATGGTAGTGGTAAATCAACTTTATCAAAGGTTATATTAAAACTGGCCAATATTTTTAGTGGAGATATTTTTCTTTGTGGAAGAAAATTATCCTCATATAAGGAACAAGAACTTTATGATTTAATTGGTTATGTATTTCAAAATCCTGAACATCAATTTTTAGAAGATACAGTGTGGTCAGAAATTGCCTATAGTATGGATCAAGTTACCAGGGATAAAAATATTAGAAATAAAGAAGTAAATAGACTGTTAGAAGATTTTCATCTTAAAAATTATGAAATGAACAATCCTTTCAGTCTTTCTGGAGGACAAAAAAGAAGACTTTCTGTTGCAACTATGCTTGTGGGAGAAAGGAAAATGTTAATACTAGATGAACCTACTTTTGGACAAGATGAAAGAAATACTAAAATGTTAATGGAAAAACTTGTTAAATTAAATGAACAGGGTATGACAATATTTATGATAACCCATGATTTAGATTTGGTAGATTCCTATGCAAACAATACTGCTGTGTTATATAACGGGGAAATTTTATATAGTGGTGACACTGAAAATCTATGGAATGAAGGGGAAATAATTAAAAAAAGCGGTCTTGATTTTCCCTATAGAGTTAAACTTTTAAATGAGGTGAGTCTTTCATGAATATGAAAAAATTTAATCCCTGTGCAAAACTTCTTGCTAATTTAATTGTTGTACTAGCATCTTTAATGGTTTTTGATCCATATACAATGGGTATGCTATTTAGTTTTAGTTTTTTCTTTGCTATTATTACAAAATCATTTAATTCTAAGAATTTAAAAATGATTATTCCCCTTGTGTGTTTTGCCTTTGGAATGCTTTGGATGAATGGCTCCCTAGCAAGGGTTCAAAATCCAAAAATTATTGCAACTCTTTGGCATATAAACTTCACAGATAAGGGTCTTATTGTGGGAATGGTTTTATTTTTTAGAATTTTAACAATTGGAATTACTTCTATTTTATTTACTTGCAACACTGAGCCTGATGCTTTAATATTAAGCTTGATTAAAGAATTTAAACTAAATCCAGGAGTAGCTTATGGTATACTTACAGCTTTACGTTTTTTACCATCAATGGAATCTGATCTTGCTTTAATTAATGCAGCTCATAAAATCCGTAGTTCAAAGGGTAAAAAATGGTATAAGAAGAAAAATCCATGGTATAGAAATGCAATACCATTACTTGGAACAAATATTAGAAAGGCGGAAAGAGTTGCCATTGCAATGGAGTCTAGAGGTTTTCAAACAGATATGAAAAGAACATATTATCGTACTATTAATTGGTATAGAAGGGATACAATATTTGTTTTTGCTACTTTAATAGTGGTTGTTTCAATTATTGCTTTTTCTTATAATTTAGGTTGGTTAGTTGGTTTTAAACGTTGGCAAGGATTTTAAAAAGGAGGTCTTAATTAGTTTTTAAACTATAGACCTCCTTTAAATTTATATTATATTTTATTTTCTGTGATCAGGTAATATAAATGCAATAACTATAAGAACAATTCCTATTGCACCTGCAACAAACAATCCAGGAATATTAGGAAGTAAAGGAATGCTTCCCTTGGCATTGGTAACAGCTAGAGTCATTTTTCCTCCTAAATCATAAAATAAGAAAGTATCTTTAATTTTTCCATAAATAAGAGTTAGTGATAATGCTCCAACCATTCCTCCTAAAACAAAGAAAATAGCATCTTTTCTACCTTCACCAAGGGCAACTAATCCTGTTCCTGGGCAAAAACCAGATAGGGTCCAACCTAAACCCATAATACCTCCACCTATTATAACTCCAACATAGGATGATTTTATACTTAAATGTGATGGATCAATAACTCCAAATAGCATAAGCATAAATAATAGTAGATTACTAAGTCCAATAGCTAGAAGGATTGTTTTCATTAAATGAAAATCTTTTAGTCTAAGCATGTTTATAATTTTTTGTGGATTTGAAGCTCCAACTTTTTGAAGAATAAATCCAAATAAAAATCCAATTACAATAGCAAGTATTATAGCCATTCTTTATTACCTCCTTTGTATATGAATATAGCTGCAGGTATTGCAATGGCAAATGCTCCCAAAGCAAATAAATAGCCACTGACAGATGTTTGCATCATACCACTCATCATATGTCCACTGGTACATCCCCCAGCAAGTCGAGAACCAAATAGGGCTAGTATTCCACCTAAAAATGATCCTAAATATCTTTTTACACGGGATTTTCCAAATTTATCTTCCCAAACTTTAGGAAGGGATTTGTTTTCTTCTTTACTTTCTTTATCTTTTAATTTGCTAGCAGTAAAACCTCCTAGAATCATTGCAAATACAAATACATAACTATAATTTAAAGGTTCGGCAATACTTTTAGCATATTTTCCTCCGCTTTTATTTATATATGCATTAAAGCTAGAATAACCACTTTTAGCTCCTGAATCTTTAACTACTAATTCTTGAACTGAGTTCCATGCTACACCATCAAATATTACAAACTGTGTAGAAACACCAATTGGCTTTACTAGGGCCACAGCAACAATAAAAATAAGACCTAAAATTGTACCACTTAAAAACCAATGCCACTGTTTTTCTTTGATAAATTTTTTCATATTATCCTCCTTTTTATATTAATTTCTAGAAATAATTTGTTCTAATTTAACTTAATTTAATTATATAACTATATTTTTTTTAATTCAAGAGATTTTTAATTTTTTAAAAATACAAGGAATATATAAATTTACAGGCTATTAAAAGTAAAACTATTGAAAATATTTTTTTTAATTTTCCTTTATTGACATTTAAAGAAATTTTGCTTCCTAGTAATCCCCCAAGTAAAGCTGCTATTGCTAGAGTTAATCCAATTTTATAGTCTACATTTCCTTGAAGAGCGTGTCCAAAAAGTCCAAAAAGAGCTGTAAGAGCTACCATTACTGTTGAAGTTGCTATTGCTATTCCCATGGGAACTCCACAAAGTAGTACCATTATTGGTAGTTTAATTACTCCCCCTGTTATTCCTAATATACCTGAAATAATACCTATTAGAGCAGTACTTAATATAACCAGTGGAACATTTACCACATATTTATGCCCA
The window above is part of the Fusobacterium sp. IOR10 genome. Proteins encoded here:
- a CDS encoding MarR family winged helix-turn-helix transcriptional regulator; translated protein: MSGIMNDPVGKEINELRRDMRRFLYYHLDKYSLGDSQFEILIEVYNEKGISQEQLSKIRKVDKAATTNAVKRLMENDYIYRERDPVDKRAYKLYCTKKGIDFIPKLKEILKLEDFIINKGISLDEMKIFRTVLKKIGSNIDNYFKEEKLIK
- a CDS encoding MATE family efflux transporter: MNVLERLETEKISKLLIEFSIPAIVGMIVFALYNIVDRIFIGKGIGAYAMAGLSICFPIFIIYIAFGMLIGQGGGSVLSIKLGEHDYKGAQKALGNTFTLFILVSLFLSIFGYIYIDKILLIFGASEVTLPYAKEYIFVINNLVIFNFMSMGISNLVRAEGNAKFAMQTMILGAITNIILDPIFIFYFHMGIKGAAYATIVSNMIVSLINTYYFTFGKKCHVRLRREDLILDMETVKMILSIGISPFSLQLTTSLATVLCNKELLLQGGDFAVGAMGIINSIYMFLSMVIAGISTGSQPILGYNFGAKKYNRVLKTFKISIIAAVSLGFFLMVCIFIVPSIFINLFNDGNQEILKIGINGIRIYFLLIPLNCFYIVGSNYFQSINKANKSLFLNLLRQIFLVIPLLLILPHYFGISGIWMIFPISDLIVFAVTVIFLKRHMTKMRRLNYASLA
- a CDS encoding YkoF family thiamine/hydroxymethylpyrimidine-binding protein — encoded protein: MNLKCGISDVVGARIGVYPMQDNFVEVILGALKETDKTGLYVVTDDLGTIIQGKRERVFAYVKEVFLRTAHAGEHVVANVLFSVGCPGDVPEDFDFDAKAKSVELPMEDMPIACAWSLYPLGSKEYFQVIVEEVEKAMEMSKVEVESYHYCTRLDGKARDIFNLLETSFEGVSKRIHHTIIHATFSKGSPSKTKEKIHI
- a CDS encoding ECF transporter S component — its product is MIKKLGWTLKDIIVLCVLGVAFGAMYLGGVTIWAFANAAFGPIGLDIVYGIWFTASITGAYIIRKPGVALGTELMAALGEVILGTPSGIMVFIGAAIQGLGCEAVFAATGWKKYSTPVLVLAGMGASVTSFIYNYFAYGYSKFAFVMLASMLAVRLVSGAVLSGLLGKWIGDGLAATGALSSFPLGRERAKKRVNG
- a CDS encoding ABC transporter ATP-binding protein, with the translated sequence MAKVKVLNLSVEINEKFILKNINMEFDTRDRILILGESGSGKSTLLLSLMGIIQRFNNACVKGNIFIDGVSVKDMKISKVARIFGIVFQNPESQFCSLYPKDEVAFSLENQCMDPLLMPSIIEKSLEAFDFPKEKENQLINTLSGGEQQRLALSSIGAVDSQMFLLDEPTANLDPKGREQVVKSAKKAGEEGKGLIVVEHNLENWIPFLDQLIVIDGNGEIFCDGNIREMFYEHSDLLMKKGIWCPYSIRVYGKLREMGYNFKNVPCNIQELKNERIPENLLRKVMDVSCKLSDKLKINRGNPILKVEKLSAGYKKNKRVLKEIDLTVNEGDFFALVGGNGSGKSTLSKVILKLANIFSGDIFLCGRKLSSYKEQELYDLIGYVFQNPEHQFLEDTVWSEIAYSMDQVTRDKNIRNKEVNRLLEDFHLKNYEMNNPFSLSGGQKRRLSVATMLVGERKMLILDEPTFGQDERNTKMLMEKLVKLNEQGMTIFMITHDLDLVDSYANNTAVLYNGEILYSGDTENLWNEGEIIKKSGLDFPYRVKLLNEVSLS
- a CDS encoding energy-coupling factor transporter transmembrane protein EcfT, producing the protein MNMKKFNPCAKLLANLIVVLASLMVFDPYTMGMLFSFSFFFAIITKSFNSKNLKMIIPLVCFAFGMLWMNGSLARVQNPKIIATLWHINFTDKGLIVGMVLFFRILTIGITSILFTCNTEPDALILSLIKEFKLNPGVAYGILTALRFLPSMESDLALINAAHKIRSSKGKKWYKKKNPWYRNAIPLLGTNIRKAERVAIAMESRGFQTDMKRTYYRTINWYRRDTIFVFATLIVVVSIIAFSYNLGWLVGFKRWQGF
- a CDS encoding DUF6691 family protein, with product MAIILAIVIGFLFGFILQKVGASNPQKIINMLRLKDFHLMKTILLAIGLSNLLLFMLMLFGVIDPSHLSIKSSYVGVIIGGGIMGLGWTLSGFCPGTGLVALGEGRKDAIFFVLGGMVGALSLTLIYGKIKDTFLFYDLGGKMTLAVTNAKGSIPLLPNIPGLFVAGAIGIVLIVIAFILPDHRK
- a CDS encoding YeeE/YedE thiosulfate transporter family protein, whose translation is MKKFIKEKQWHWFLSGTILGLIFIVAVALVKPIGVSTQFVIFDGVAWNSVQELVVKDSGAKSGYSSFNAYINKSGGKYAKSIAEPLNYSYVFVFAMILGGFTASKLKDKESKEENKSLPKVWEDKFGKSRVKRYLGSFLGGILALFGSRLAGGCTSGHMMSGMMQTSVSGYLFALGAFAIAIPAAIFIYKGGNKEWL